aaaaaacccaccttgaaATTCAAGTTATTTCTGCTTACAAACTGAACTTGCTGAATGTTTTTAACTCCATAACCCTCTGAGTCTGCTGGTGAGACATTAATATAGTTCTAACTTggagaaattgaaagaaaatattttatatagtgGAGAATGGCTCATTACCAGTCTGTTCCATATAGGAGAACAGCCTGTCAGTTCCCTGGCAAGTCTTTGAATTAAATCCTCCTTCTAAATATAAATGAACAAAGGCGCCTCTGGTCCAGACAGAAAGTGaactgaccctgcttgagcaggagttggactaggtgatctcaagaggtcccttctaagcaaaatgattctgtggttctgtgacatCTTTGTGACATCATGTGCAATACTTGCCTTTTTTCTGCACTTTAAGGATCAGAACTCTTGTAAGTTCTACTGATGtttaatattttgaataaatacAAGCTTGTTACACAGTTTTTGCTATACAGAGAACAGCTACTTAATTTTCTTGTACGTCTACTCTGAAAAATGAGGCAATGTTGTGGGTCTTTCATCCTAGGATAGGAGGAAACAAGCAATACTCAAAGCATATGTTCCATTCTTCCAGTGCATCAACCTGCCCCAGTGCCTGGATTTTCAAACGCTAACGCACCAGAAAATCAAGTCCCCTATGGCTACCCACAGCATGCACCTGGGACTTACCAAGGTAGGTTGCTTGGCTACAGATCTGCTATATCATTAAGAAATAAGCATGGGAAGTAAGAGGTTTTATGAGGGCGACCATATCTGATTTACTTTTCTGATGTTAATTCTGTAGagtttctgttcatttctgtttcactgaaaagTCATCTTCTTTCCTTCTTGGTGCGACATGTTAGCGTGTGCTAAGCAGTACTAACACTGGTagaagttaaagaagaaaaactttgtcTTAAAATTCCTCATTCGCTCAACTGACGACTTGTAAATGCCAAtacttttcatgtattttaaggCATTATGTCTACTTACAAATAaccttcatttatttatttctaatttttgaaTTGCCTATCTTTATGTGAATAAAATCCTGCTATATTCAAGaatgatgcatttattttattttgttatttattatccATTTGTCTGGATGGATTAGAACATCCCAATCCAGTGTAACTTCCTTCACAAAAGTTGTAGTGTTCATAACAGAAATATATTGTAGGTATAAGGATCTTCACAGTTCAAAATAGTGAACAAATTAATCTTTTGAAGATCCATGGGGCAATTCTTTTCCAACATCTAACTTTCATAACTGCATCTCTCCTACCACACCAAATGTCACAGGTGCGGGGAGCTATGGCTTCCAGGTACAGGCCATGGGAGTCCCAGGTGCTCCACTCATCCAGAACCAGCCCATCGTCAAGGAGGGGACAATCTGGATGCCcgtccctcctcctcttcctagATGCCCTCCTGGACTGGAATACCTTACACAGGTACCTGCAcacttcctccttccccagagaACAGGTGTTCTCCGGAGAATCATCCTGCATCcatgaaaaagctaaaaaaagcaTCTGGCTTTGTTGCAGCTGCATAGGTTGCTGTTTTGGGCTGCTAAGTGAACCCTTTTGTAACGTGATTGATGCATGTTTGAATGTGGAGGTGCCTGTTGTGGCCGCAGCACTTCACAGAGTGCTCTGCTGCCGAGTGAGATGCTAAAGGACCGGGGGCACATGGCCATCATACATCCTTCCTATTTCTGAAGCTACTGTTTGTGAGATGTAATGTGATTTGGCAAGCTGTATATAATAAACGTATATAATGTGGGCAACTGTAGAACATCAGAGGTGCTTAGTTTTCTACATGATGCTTTCTTCACACCTCTTCATGATGTTGTTAGGAGAGGCGCTAGTCAGACTTCACAATGTAGAGAATGCTAATAGCCAAATAAGAGTTGTTTCCACATTGCAGAATATGTCCTTGTACTGTAAAAATACAGTTCATCTCCTCACTAGGAGCAAATATCAAGGCTTAACACTGATGTATTGTTGCCAGTTTTGCaaattgctcaaaaaaaaaaaaagtagcagtgAGGAGAGGCTGATTTTTCCTGAGTTTCACTCAGAGCTAAGCAGTAGCTGAGCTTCTCCTCTAAaatttgtttcctgcttttttccgTACAGACTCCTGATGTAGGCATCTGGGATATGTGGTGTCGGAGGCTCTGTCAGGCTCTGTAGCTGAGCTACCCTGAGCCCTGAAAGGAGCACAGGCACATTAGCCCTGTGTGCTTGTAACCAGACCAGCTTGGGTACAACTTCTGCTATCTGCACCTGTGCTCTGAAACACTGTTCTGCTAAATTGACAGAGAACAGGACAGGGGGGACATGAGCTACTTCCACAGCTTTACCAGTAGATGATCTGCCTGTAGACAATGTATTGATCCATAAATCTGcattctgaaatgaaacagcAATGTTTCTTAAAACTAGTTTTCTCTTAGTTACAACTTGTTAactatttctgtttaatttttcaaCCACAAACAGATTGACCAGATATTAATTCATCAGCAAATTGAACTTCTTGAGAGTAAGTGAAAGTATTTATAATAGAGAAATGTTTAAATCTAATGATCCCAAGAACAGTAAAATTTAGACTTTGATACTACATATTTAAGGTGGATTGCCACCTTTCTCTTTCCTGCCTCTGTTATTTGTCTCAATTCCTGCGGAAGTTGTGGAGGACAGGAAGGGGAAACTAGGAGGGCAGAGGATTTTAAGCAGATTCTCTATCTTAAAATATACGTAGCAATGCAACTGAATAATCTTGGTAGCTAGTTATAGCTGAAGTCATACTTTTCCCATGTTATCCATTCACAAGATTTCTACTTGCCTCTCTTCCCTACTTAAAGATCttcttttctgtcctctcttACTCTAGCTAATTCCATAGACTGGCATGCAGCTCCGATCCCATTTCCAGGCAATCCTGCTGTTTTAGCAGATTGAACTGCTTTCCTTCTACTCCCCCCATTCCATTCACTTTAAGAATATCAAAGTCATCTTATCAGTGTCTTTCAAATAGATGAAATAAAATGGACCATCCATCTTGGCTGACACTTAatgctgttgcattttctttccataatGCTTCAAAGAGTACTTTCATTTGGTAGAGAAATTAATCAAAATTTCTGTCCTGGCTCTTGTTGTTTTCTATTTGGGCAGCTGTGAATCTTGACTGTGAGGCTTTTTTTGTGGCCTTCTCATTCTGAACATATTTGTGTCCTCTAGAGCCCTTTTCTTGCTTCACCTCCAAATTCACAAGTTTCTTTAATTCTCATCCCTTCAGCTCTTCCCTGAGAATCTTCCATGCTGTGTTATTTATAATTGTGGTGCTTGTTCTGGCAGTAGGTGTCCGTATGTGGTGGGAGGGGACTGATGGACATCTCTGTGCTGTTTTTGCACTGCCATGTTCATGGTGGCTTCTCCTCTCTTGAACAGGCTGCTCTGTTCAAGGGTCCTTCCCCACCATTTCCCTTCACTAGTGGCTACCTCTGACAGACTTTGAGTGAGGCCTGCCTTCCCAAAGGGTAGTTTTAGAGTTAGCATGGTGACTTTTCTGACGAGATGCACTTCAGAAATTTAACAGTTCTGTtcctatttttcagttttgactgGCTTTGAAACAAGCAACAGATATGAAATCAAGAATACGCTGGGGCAAATAGTGTACTGTGCAGCAGAGGACACTGACTGCTGTACCAGGAATTGCTGTGGGCCAGCACGACCCTTCACCCTCCGGATTATAGACAACTTGGGCCACGAGGTGGTAACGCTGCAGAGACCCCTTCGATGTTCTTCATGCTGCTTTCCTTGCTGCTTACAGGAGGTCAGTTGCTCCTTCTCACCATCTTCCCCCATGTGGGAGATGATCCACCTGTGCGGTTTTAAGATGGGATTGTCTTGAATCAGGAGGTGAGGTGAAACAAGTCAGGTTTTGTCTGTAAGTTGTGGGGAAAGAGATCTGTGGGGTTTGTGCATGGGGTCTCTTTGGTCTGGGAAGAAGCTAGTGTGCTGCAACACTTAGGTTCACTCTGGCCACTTCTGATTATGGTAATGAAAAATTTGATTCAACAACATGTCAGGAAACTCACGGTTGGTGCCAAAATCTGTGCTGGAGATGGATTTGTGGTGTAAGAGTTGGGCAGTGGCTTTCATAAAATAACAGCTAGAGTTTTCACTATACTGCTGTGAAAGCTATAGTTAAATTCAACACAGTAAATTGTGAGCtttcttaatattaaaataattatgggGTGATGCAACTTCTGAAACCTCAAATCCGAGCCTACTCAGAAGTCTTACTGAGGGATTTGTAGCTGCATCCTGTGGTGTCTTCACTGAATGCTTTCAGGATGCTCACAGCCTTTCTTTCAGTAGTCTTTGATCTTTCTACTGTAGATACATAGCTTGTGTGTGCCACAGCCTTAGGAGCATCTTGTTGCTTTCAGTGAAGGGAAAAGTTGCAACCTGTGtgcagttttctgaaaatatttgcagaaaaccCCATGCAGCTTCGTGCATTGGAAAACCAGATTGTTgtggaaaaaaagctgtatttggtTTGTGTGCTAGGTGGGCTTTGTCTAACAAGCATGTCAtgtggagattttctttttcctgaagctgGAGGTTCAGGCGCCTCCAGGAACACCAGTTGGTTACGTTGTCCAGAACTGGCATCCCTGTCTGCCAAAGTTTACCATTCAAGATGAGAAAAGAATGGATGTATTGAAAATTATT
This region of Strix uralensis isolate ZFMK-TIS-50842 chromosome 9, bStrUra1, whole genome shotgun sequence genomic DNA includes:
- the LOC141947011 gene encoding phospholipid scramblase 1-like isoform X1: MQVHQPAPVPGFSNANAPENQVPYGYPQHAPGTYQGAGSYGFQVQAMGVPGAPLIQNQPIVKEGTIWMPVPPPLPRCPPGLEYLTQIDQILIHQQIELLEILTGFETSNRYEIKNTLGQIVYCAAEDTDCCTRNCCGPARPFTLRIIDNLGHEVVTLQRPLRCSSCCFPCCLQELEVQAPPGTPVGYVVQNWHPCLPKFTIQDEKRMDVLKIIGPCVICSCCEDINFEVKSVDESSTVGRISKQWTGFLKEAFTDADNFGISFPMDLDVKMKAVMIGACFLIDFMFFEHAGDKQQRVGVWQ
- the LOC141947011 gene encoding phospholipid scramblase 1-like isoform X3, with product MGVPGAPLIQNQPIVKEGTIWMPVPPPLPRCPPGLEYLTQIDQILIHQQIELLEILTGFETSNRYEIKNTLGQIVYCAAEDTDCCTRNCCGPARPFTLRIIDNLGHEVVTLQRPLRCSSCCFPCCLQELEVQAPPGTPVGYVVQNWHPCLPKFTIQDEKRMDVLKIIGPCVICSCCEDINFEVKSVDESSTVGRISKQWTGFLKEAFTDADNFGISFPMDLDVKMKAVMIGACFLIDFMFFEHAGDKQQRVGVWQ
- the LOC141947011 gene encoding phospholipid scramblase 1-like isoform X2 is translated as MHQPAPVPGFSNANAPENQVPYGYPQHAPGTYQGAGSYGFQVQAMGVPGAPLIQNQPIVKEGTIWMPVPPPLPRCPPGLEYLTQIDQILIHQQIELLEILTGFETSNRYEIKNTLGQIVYCAAEDTDCCTRNCCGPARPFTLRIIDNLGHEVVTLQRPLRCSSCCFPCCLQELEVQAPPGTPVGYVVQNWHPCLPKFTIQDEKRMDVLKIIGPCVICSCCEDINFEVKSVDESSTVGRISKQWTGFLKEAFTDADNFGISFPMDLDVKMKAVMIGACFLIDFMFFEHAGDKQQRVGVWQ